In Labrus bergylta chromosome 1, fLabBer1.1, whole genome shotgun sequence, one genomic interval encodes:
- the c1h19orf53 gene encoding leydig cell tumor 10 kDa protein homolog — translation MAQGSKKFKAQRPGASKKSQQHKQKGPKKGGRVIAPKKTQVVEQQKLKKGLEVAIRNKIEQEVTHKASLSLHKSLSVVKGAERKDRPGEARPGTSSK, via the exons ATGGCTCAaggatcaaaaaagtttaaagctCAGCGGCCAGGAGCCTCCAAGAAAtcccaacaacacaaacagaaaggaCCGAAGAAAGGAG GGAGGGTCATTGCGCCTAAGAAGACTCAAGTTGTTGAGCAACAGAAGCTGAAGAAG GGTTTAGAGGTCGCCATCAGGAACAAGATTGAGCAGGAGGTGACCCACAAGGCAAGCTTATCCCTCCACAAGTCACTGAGTGTGGTCAAAGGGGCTGAACGTAAAGACAGGCCGGGAGAAGCCCGTCCAGGAACCAGCTCCAAATAA
- the si:ch211-196h16.12 gene encoding regulator of G-protein signaling 5 isoform X2, with translation MCKGLSSCLEKAKEMRVKLSHLAEPHHKHKVHGGKAPQDLETLLNNRSGLQVFRGFLRSEFSEENLEFWLACEDYRVSPLHLKKTKGSSIYSQFINPNAPQEVNLDAETREALLGVMDSLGADTFNTAQQRIYNLMAKDSFPRFLRSIQCMDTIRAI, from the exons ATGTGTAAAGGGCTCTCCTCATGCCTGGAGAA GGCAAAGGAGATGCGGGTGAAGTTAAGCCATCTGGCTGAGCCACATCACAAGCACAA ggTTCACGGTGGAAAAGCTCCCCAGGacctggagactctgctcaACAACAGAA GTGGTCTGCAGGTGTTTCGTGGGTTCCTTCGCTCAGAGTTCAGTGAAGAGAACCTGGAGTTTTGGTTGGCCTGTGAGGACTACAGGGTTTCTCCCTTACACCTGAAGAAGACCAAGGGCAGCAGCATCTACAGCCAGTTCATCAACCCTAACGCCCCGCAGGAG gTGAACTTGGATGCTGAGACCCGGGAGGCTCTGCTGGGTGTGATGGACTCTCTGGGTGCCGACACATTCaacacagcacagcagagaATCTACAATTTGATGGCCAAAGACTCCTTCCCCAGGTTCCTGCGCTCCATTCAGTGCATGGACACCATTCGAGCTATCTGA